In Streptomyces sp. NBC_00091, the following proteins share a genomic window:
- the ftsH gene encoding ATP-dependent zinc metalloprotease FtsH, translating to MDVKRYFRGPVMWIVLAVLAVVVLMNVVGSGGGYKSVETSEVIKAINSGQVDSAKLTTGDSQMIKIELKKGQKLGNNDGTKFQANYIGDQGVQLAQNLQTKYEAGQIPDGYSVTPDKTSPFLSVLLSLLPFVLIVVVFLFLMNQMQGGGSRVMNFGKSKAKLITKDTPKTTFADVAGSDEAVEELHEIKEFLQEPAKFQAVGAKIPKGVLLYGPPGTGKTLLARAVAGEAGVPFYSISGSDFVEMFVGVGASRVRDLFEQAKANAPAIVFVDEIDAVGRHRGAGLGGGHDEREQTLNQLLVEMDGFDVKGGVILIAATNRPDILDPALLRPGRFDRQIAVDRPDMQGRLEILKVHQKGKPVAPDVDLGAVARRTPGFTGADLSNVLNEAALLTARSDKKLIDNHSLDEAIDRVVAGPQKRTRIMSDKEKKITAYHEGGHALVAAASPNSDPVHKITILSRGRALGYTMVLPDEDKYSTTRNEMLDQLAYMLGGRAAEELVFHDPTTGAANDIEKATATARAMVTQYGMTERLGAIKFGGDNTEPFLGREMSHPRDYSEEVAALVDEEVKKLIETAHNEAWEILVENRDVLDNLVLALLEKETLNKEQIAEIFSTIVKRPARPAWTGSSRRTPSTRPPVLSPKELQLTNSANGTSAAAQAAVSVEKAPEASPETPEA from the coding sequence ATGGACGTGAAGCGATACTTCCGTGGGCCGGTCATGTGGATCGTGCTGGCCGTCCTCGCCGTGGTCGTGTTGATGAACGTCGTCGGCTCCGGCGGCGGCTACAAGTCGGTGGAGACCAGCGAGGTCATCAAGGCGATCAACAGTGGCCAGGTGGACAGCGCCAAGCTGACCACCGGGGACAGCCAGATGATCAAGATCGAGCTGAAGAAGGGCCAGAAGCTCGGTAACAACGACGGCACCAAGTTCCAGGCCAACTACATCGGGGATCAGGGCGTCCAGCTCGCCCAGAACCTCCAGACCAAGTACGAAGCCGGTCAGATCCCTGACGGATACTCCGTCACGCCGGACAAGACCAGCCCGTTCCTGAGCGTGCTGCTCTCGCTCCTGCCCTTCGTCCTCATCGTCGTCGTCTTCCTGTTCCTGATGAATCAGATGCAGGGCGGCGGCTCCCGGGTCATGAACTTCGGCAAGTCCAAGGCGAAGCTCATCACCAAGGACACCCCGAAGACGACGTTCGCCGACGTCGCGGGTTCGGACGAGGCCGTCGAGGAACTCCACGAGATCAAGGAGTTCCTCCAGGAGCCGGCGAAGTTCCAGGCCGTCGGCGCCAAGATCCCCAAGGGCGTGCTGCTCTACGGCCCGCCCGGCACCGGCAAGACCCTGCTCGCGCGTGCCGTCGCGGGCGAGGCCGGCGTTCCCTTCTACTCGATCTCCGGTTCCGACTTCGTCGAGATGTTCGTCGGTGTCGGCGCCTCGCGCGTCCGTGACCTGTTCGAGCAGGCCAAGGCCAACGCGCCGGCGATCGTCTTCGTCGACGAGATCGACGCCGTCGGCCGGCACCGCGGTGCGGGTCTCGGCGGCGGCCACGACGAGCGCGAGCAGACCCTCAACCAGCTGCTCGTCGAGATGGACGGCTTCGACGTGAAGGGCGGCGTCATCCTGATCGCCGCCACGAACCGCCCCGACATCCTCGACCCGGCACTGCTGCGCCCGGGCCGCTTCGACCGCCAGATCGCGGTCGACCGTCCCGACATGCAGGGCCGTCTGGAGATCCTCAAGGTCCACCAGAAGGGCAAGCCGGTCGCGCCGGACGTCGACCTGGGCGCCGTCGCCCGCCGTACGCCCGGCTTCACCGGTGCCGATCTCTCCAACGTCCTGAACGAGGCCGCGCTGCTCACGGCCCGCTCGGACAAGAAGCTGATCGACAACCACTCGCTGGACGAGGCGATCGACCGCGTCGTGGCGGGTCCGCAGAAGCGGACCCGGATCATGTCGGACAAGGAAAAGAAGATCACCGCGTACCACGAGGGCGGACACGCCCTGGTCGCGGCGGCCTCCCCGAACTCCGACCCGGTCCACAAGATCACGATCCTGTCCCGCGGCCGGGCCCTGGGCTACACGATGGTCCTGCCCGACGAGGACAAGTACTCGACCACGCGCAACGAGATGCTCGACCAGCTGGCCTACATGCTGGGCGGGCGCGCGGCCGAGGAACTGGTCTTCCACGACCCGACGACGGGCGCGGCGAACGACATCGAGAAGGCCACGGCGACGGCCCGCGCGATGGTCACCCAGTACGGCATGACCGAGCGCCTCGGCGCGATCAAGTTCGGCGGCGACAACACCGAGCCGTTCCTGGGCCGCGAGATGTCGCACCCGCGGGACTACTCGGAAGAGGTCGCGGCGCTGGTCGACGAAGAGGTCAAGAAGCTCATCGAGACCGCGCACAACGAGGCCTGGGAGATCCTGGTCGAGAACCGCGACGTCCTCGACAACCTGGTCCTCGCCCTGCTGGAGAAGGAAACGCTGAACAAGGAGCAGATCGCCGAGATCTTCTCCACCATCGTGAAGCGTCCGGCCCGCCCCGCGTGGACCGGCTCCTCCCGCCGCACCCCCTCCACCCGTCCGCCGGTGCTCTCTCCCAAGGAGCTCCAGCTGACGAACTCCGCGAACGGCACCTCTGCGGCGGCCCAGGCCGCCGTGTCGGTGGAGAAGGCCCCGGAAGCCTCCCCGGAGACCCCGGAAGCCTGA
- the folE gene encoding GTP cyclohydrolase I FolE: MTDPVTLTGGEGTIGEFDEKRAEAAVRELLIAVGEDPDREGLLETPARVARAYKEIFAGLYQKPEEVLTTTFDLGHDEMVLVKDIEVMSSCEHHLVPFHGVAHVGYIPSTDGKITGLSKLARLVDVYARRPQVQERLTTQIADSLMEILDPRGAIVVIECEHMCMTMRGVRKPGAKTITSAVRGQLRDPATRNEAMSLIMAR; this comes from the coding sequence ATGACCGACCCAGTGACCCTGACCGGTGGCGAGGGCACGATCGGCGAATTCGACGAGAAGCGCGCCGAGGCGGCCGTCCGCGAGCTCCTGATCGCCGTCGGCGAGGACCCGGACCGCGAGGGCCTCCTGGAGACCCCGGCGCGCGTGGCGCGGGCGTACAAGGAGATATTCGCCGGGCTCTACCAGAAGCCCGAAGAGGTCCTGACGACGACGTTCGACCTCGGCCACGACGAGATGGTCCTGGTGAAGGACATCGAGGTCATGAGCTCCTGTGAGCACCACCTGGTCCCGTTCCACGGTGTCGCGCACGTCGGCTACATCCCGTCCACCGACGGCAAGATCACCGGCCTGTCCAAGCTGGCCCGCCTGGTGGACGTCTACGCCCGCCGCCCCCAGGTCCAGGAGCGCCTGACCACCCAGATCGCGGACTCCCTGATGGAGATCCTGGACCCGCGCGGGGCCATCGTGGTCATCGAGTGCGAGCACATGTGCATGACCATGCGCGGAGTCCGCAAGCCCGGCGCGAAGACCATCACCTCGGCCGTCCGCGGCCAGCTCCGCGACCCCGCGACCCGCAACGAGGCCATGAGCCTGATCATGGCGCGCTGA
- a CDS encoding DUF3180 domain-containing protein, which translates to MKQLRPAVLAGIFAIAGVLSWAGARLWNAYGTLPGVPLAAPIVLAVIAAVLFATALSMRSRLKAQRERRPGAKGVEPLVAARAVVFGQASALVAALVAGMYGGVGVFLLTDALDVPARRDQAWYAGGSVLAGAAVIAAALFLEHVLKLPEDEDPAKARATA; encoded by the coding sequence GTGAAGCAACTGAGGCCGGCGGTCCTGGCGGGCATCTTCGCGATCGCCGGGGTGCTGTCCTGGGCCGGCGCCCGCCTGTGGAACGCGTACGGCACCCTGCCGGGCGTTCCGCTGGCCGCGCCGATCGTGCTGGCGGTGATCGCCGCCGTGCTGTTCGCGACGGCCCTGTCGATGCGCTCCCGCCTGAAGGCCCAGCGCGAGCGCCGCCCGGGGGCCAAGGGCGTGGAGCCCCTGGTGGCGGCCCGCGCGGTGGTCTTCGGGCAGGCCAGCGCCCTGGTGGCGGCCCTGGTGGCGGGCATGTACGGCGGCGTCGGCGTCTTCCTGCTGACCGACGCGCTGGACGTCCCCGCCCGCCGCGACCAGGCCTGGTACGCCGGCGGCTCGGTCCTCGCCGGCGCCGCCGTCATCGCCGCCGCCCTCTTCCTGGAGCACGTCCTCAAACTCCCCGAGGACGAAGACCCGGCCAAGGCCCGCGCCACCGCCTAG
- the folK gene encoding 2-amino-4-hydroxy-6-hydroxymethyldihydropteridine diphosphokinase, whose product MNNGLNAQSDPTVQPVPASVVEAVDAADVTLSNPKWAVIALGANLGNRLDTLQGAIDALGDTPGLRVKAVSPVYETEPWGVEPGSQPSYLNAVVALKTTLPPSSLLERAHAIEEAFDRVREERWGPRTIDVDIVTYADVVSDDPVLTLPHPRAHLRSFVLAPWHDIDPDAQLPGRGPVSELLAAIGLTGVTARPDLELHLPE is encoded by the coding sequence ATGAACAACGGACTGAACGCCCAGAGCGACCCCACCGTCCAGCCCGTGCCCGCGTCCGTCGTCGAGGCGGTGGACGCGGCGGACGTCACCCTGTCCAACCCCAAATGGGCCGTCATCGCGCTCGGCGCGAACCTCGGCAACCGGCTGGACACCCTCCAGGGCGCCATCGACGCCCTCGGCGACACCCCGGGGCTGCGGGTCAAGGCCGTCTCCCCCGTCTACGAGACGGAGCCGTGGGGCGTCGAGCCCGGCTCGCAGCCCTCGTACCTCAACGCGGTCGTCGCGCTGAAGACCACGCTGCCGCCCTCCTCGCTCCTGGAGCGGGCGCACGCCATCGAGGAGGCCTTCGACCGCGTCCGCGAGGAGCGCTGGGGGCCGCGCACGATCGACGTGGACATCGTGACGTACGCCGACGTGGTCTCCGACGACCCCGTCCTCACCCTCCCGCACCCCCGGGCGCACCTGCGGTCCTTCGTGCTGGCCCCCTGGCACGACATCGACCCCGACGCGCAGCTGCCGGGCCGCGGCCCCGTCTCCGAGCTGCTGGCCGCCATCGGCCTGACCGGTGTCACGGCACGCCCCGACCTGGAACTCCACCTGCCGGAATAG
- the folB gene encoding dihydroneopterin aldolase, translating into MDRVALRGLKARGHHGVFPREREEGQTFIVDLVLHIDSRPAAADDDLSKTVHYGVVAEEVVDVVQGEPVDLIETLAERIAQQCLKHDAVAQVEVVVHKPDAPITVPFDDVTITITRSRA; encoded by the coding sequence GGCTCGCGGGCACCACGGCGTCTTCCCCCGGGAGCGCGAAGAGGGCCAGACCTTCATCGTCGACCTCGTGCTGCACATCGACTCCCGCCCCGCGGCGGCCGACGACGACCTGTCCAAGACCGTGCACTACGGGGTCGTGGCCGAGGAGGTCGTCGACGTGGTCCAGGGCGAGCCCGTCGACCTGATCGAGACGCTCGCCGAGCGGATCGCCCAGCAGTGCCTCAAGCACGACGCCGTGGCGCAGGTGGAGGTCGTCGTCCACAAGCCGGACGCGCCCATCACCGTCCCCTTCGACGACGTGACCATCACGATCACCCGGAGCCGCGCATGA